The following are from one region of the Paenalkalicoccus suaedae genome:
- a CDS encoding YeiH family protein, with amino-acid sequence MKNIAGISLSIGIAVIASFIGAKFPVVGGAVIAIFIGILIRNTIGLSGIFSPGVSFTLKTLLKVAIVLLGFGFSFQALASTKGITIAIVLLSFAIGFGLTFLLTKIAKLQGATPLLISAGTAICGGTAIASTGPVLRARQDEVAYAMNTIFLFNVLAVLFYPILGQLIGLSGEQFGVWAGAAIHDTSSVVAAGYSFSDEAGEASVVAKLARTLMLVPVVFLFALWTSISHAQKEPEIPVVKSAIKAFPVFILFFIGAVTIQSTAPLPQLFVDVSDTIAKFLIVMVMVSVGLGTDLRQMKQAGPTALLIGFISSIVMGGVSLWLILLFL; translated from the coding sequence ATGAAAAACATTGCCGGCATAAGCCTAAGCATAGGGATCGCTGTAATAGCTTCATTTATTGGAGCAAAGTTCCCTGTTGTCGGTGGAGCTGTTATTGCTATCTTTATAGGGATACTTATTCGCAATACAATTGGTTTATCTGGGATTTTTTCACCAGGAGTATCCTTTACGTTAAAAACGCTTCTCAAGGTCGCTATCGTTTTATTAGGGTTTGGTTTTAGTTTTCAAGCGTTAGCTAGTACGAAAGGCATAACTATTGCTATTGTGTTACTCTCCTTTGCCATCGGCTTTGGACTAACGTTCTTATTAACAAAAATAGCGAAGCTTCAAGGGGCAACTCCGCTACTAATTAGCGCAGGGACAGCTATTTGTGGAGGAACAGCAATTGCATCGACTGGGCCAGTACTTCGGGCGCGCCAAGACGAGGTAGCGTATGCAATGAATACGATTTTTCTATTCAATGTGCTTGCTGTCTTGTTTTATCCGATACTCGGGCAACTGATAGGACTCTCAGGCGAGCAGTTTGGCGTGTGGGCAGGAGCTGCAATTCACGATACATCATCTGTTGTAGCTGCCGGATATTCGTTTAGTGATGAAGCTGGTGAAGCGTCCGTCGTGGCAAAGCTTGCTCGCACACTTATGCTCGTTCCAGTCGTCTTTCTGTTTGCACTCTGGACGTCTATTTCTCACGCGCAAAAAGAGCCTGAAATCCCTGTTGTAAAATCTGCGATAAAAGCATTCCCAGTGTTTATTCTCTTTTTTATCGGTGCAGTAACGATTCAGAGCACAGCACCACTTCCGCAATTGTTTGTCGATGTATCAGACACGATTGCCAAATTCCTGATCGTCATGGTGATGGTCAGCGTAGGACTGGGCACCGACCTACGACAAATGAAGCAGGCGGGTCCTACAGCCCTGCTCATTGGATTTATCTCTTCGATCGTCATGGGTGGCGTGAGTCTATGGCTCATTCTTCTCTTCCTTTAA